A section of the Cutibacterium granulosum genome encodes:
- a CDS encoding glycoside hydrolase family 13 protein — protein sequence MTNETNTSDWYRQAVVYQIYPRSFADANGDGIGDLAGIVDHVDHLVRLGVDAVWLSPFYPSALADGGYDVDDYRNVDPRLGTLAGFDRLVDALHSHGIRLIVDIVPNHTGSGHELFRKALADGPGSPARELYHFRDGDEPPTDWTSAFGGSAWQQVDDGQWYLHMFDVAQPDLNWDHPEVVAEFDQTLRFWADRGVDGFRVDVAHLLKKDLSEPLPSQAELDAADRTVGNGRLEDRDEVHDIYRHWRQIFNEYDPPRVAVAEAWVPANRRPSYATREELGQAFNFDLLQAPFRAEELRRIIDDNLALAARSGSSTTWVLSNHDVVRHATRYGLPEELRDGREYVLGDGRTVACDADLGLRRALAATLLILALPGSTYLYQGEELGLPQVVDIADEYRQDPTFFRSPGVDKGRDGCRVPLPWTPNGPSLGFGSGEPHLPQPTRFRDLAVSRQDADSRSPLNVYRRALRLRARLQDGEDMEWLDSPQGTVALRRHDGWVCVANLTSTPIDMPSGEVLLTSADLVSGKLPEATTVWLRPR from the coding sequence ATGACCAACGAAACCAATACTTCGGACTGGTACCGACAGGCTGTCGTCTACCAGATCTATCCGCGGTCGTTCGCCGACGCCAATGGTGACGGGATCGGTGACCTGGCCGGAATCGTCGATCACGTCGATCACCTGGTGAGGTTGGGCGTGGATGCCGTCTGGCTGAGCCCCTTCTACCCCTCGGCCCTGGCCGACGGCGGCTACGACGTCGACGACTATCGCAATGTCGACCCGCGACTGGGGACCCTGGCGGGCTTCGACCGGCTCGTCGACGCCCTGCACTCCCACGGAATCCGACTCATCGTCGACATCGTCCCCAACCACACCGGATCGGGCCACGAGCTGTTCCGCAAGGCCCTGGCCGATGGTCCCGGATCGCCTGCCCGTGAGCTCTACCACTTCCGCGACGGGGACGAGCCACCCACCGACTGGACAAGCGCCTTTGGCGGCTCTGCATGGCAACAGGTTGACGACGGCCAGTGGTACCTGCACATGTTCGACGTCGCCCAACCCGACCTCAACTGGGACCATCCCGAGGTCGTCGCCGAGTTCGACCAGACGTTGCGGTTCTGGGCCGACCGCGGGGTGGACGGGTTCCGGGTGGACGTCGCCCACCTGCTCAAGAAGGATCTCAGCGAACCGCTGCCCAGCCAGGCGGAGCTTGACGCCGCCGACAGGACCGTGGGCAATGGTCGCCTGGAGGACCGCGACGAGGTGCACGACATCTACCGTCACTGGCGGCAGATCTTCAACGAGTACGACCCGCCCCGGGTGGCCGTGGCCGAGGCATGGGTGCCGGCCAATCGCCGTCCGTCCTACGCAACTCGTGAGGAATTGGGGCAGGCCTTCAACTTCGACCTGCTCCAGGCCCCGTTCCGGGCCGAGGAGCTGCGGCGCATCATTGACGACAACCTCGCCCTGGCGGCCAGGTCCGGATCGTCGACGACGTGGGTGCTCTCCAACCACGACGTCGTGCGCCACGCCACTCGCTACGGACTGCCCGAGGAGCTGCGGGACGGCCGGGAGTACGTGCTGGGTGACGGACGCACCGTTGCCTGCGATGCCGATCTCGGCCTGCGACGCGCCTTGGCTGCGACCCTGCTCATTCTCGCCCTGCCCGGCTCAACCTATCTGTACCAGGGGGAGGAACTCGGGCTGCCCCAGGTGGTCGACATCGCCGACGAGTACCGTCAGGATCCGACGTTCTTCCGCTCACCGGGTGTGGACAAGGGGCGGGACGGCTGCCGGGTACCGTTGCCGTGGACACCGAATGGCCCATCGCTGGGGTTCGGGTCGGGTGAGCCACACCTCCCGCAGCCCACCCGGTTCCGCGACCTTGCCGTGAGCAGGCAGGACGCCGATTCGCGTTCTCCGCTCAACGTCTACCGACGAGCCCTGCGCCTGCGCGCACGGCTGCAGGACGGTGAGGACATGGAGTGGCTGGACAGCCCGCAGGGCACTGTGGCGCTGCGACGGCATGACGGCTGGGTCTGCGTGGCCAACCTCACCTCAACACCCATTGACATGCCGTCGGGGGAGGTGCTCCTCACCTCTGCGGATCTGGTGAGTGGCAAGCTTCCCGAGGCCACCACAGTGTGGCTTCGTCCGCGCTGA
- a CDS encoding glycine hydroxymethyltransferase: MLDIIGEVEPRVAQATRQELDDQRHSLKLIASENYASLPVLATMGTWFSDKYAEGTIGHRFYAGCQNVDTVESVAAEHARELFGADHAYVQPHSGIDANLTAYWTILSHHVETPGLEEFGARTVNDLTQDDWDTLRRRFNDQRAIGMSLDAGGHLTHGFRPNISGKMFDQRSYGTDPETGYLDYGKVAELAREFKPLVIVAGYSAYPRRVNFAKMREIADEVGAVLMVDMAHFAGLVAGKVFTGDEDPVAHADIVTTTTHKSLRGPRGGMVLTTNEYAGDVDRGCPMVLGGPLGHIMAAKAVALAEARTQAFRDYAQRIADNSKALAEGLMKRGVKLVTDGTDNHINLLDVFSSFGLTGRQAESALLDSGVVTNRNSIPADPNGAWYTSGVRIGTPALTSRGFGPDEFDRVAELIVTALSATTPATTASGKRGKAKYTIADGVAQQVHDAADELLGNFPLYPGLEL; the protein is encoded by the coding sequence ATGCTCGACATCATCGGTGAGGTGGAGCCGCGCGTCGCCCAAGCCACCCGCCAGGAGCTGGACGACCAACGTCATTCACTCAAACTCATCGCCTCGGAGAACTATGCCTCCCTGCCCGTGCTGGCGACGATGGGCACCTGGTTCTCCGACAAGTACGCCGAGGGAACCATCGGGCACCGTTTCTACGCCGGCTGCCAGAACGTCGACACCGTTGAGTCGGTGGCCGCCGAGCATGCCCGGGAGCTTTTCGGCGCCGATCATGCCTACGTCCAGCCGCACTCCGGTATCGACGCCAACCTCACCGCCTACTGGACGATCCTGTCCCACCACGTGGAGACCCCCGGGCTCGAGGAGTTCGGTGCCCGTACCGTCAACGACCTCACCCAGGACGACTGGGACACCCTGCGTCGCAGGTTCAACGACCAGCGCGCCATCGGTATGAGCCTGGACGCCGGCGGCCACCTCACCCACGGGTTCCGTCCCAACATCTCCGGCAAGATGTTCGACCAGCGCTCCTACGGCACCGACCCCGAGACCGGATATCTGGACTACGGCAAGGTTGCCGAGCTGGCCCGCGAGTTCAAGCCGTTGGTCATCGTCGCCGGTTACTCGGCCTACCCGCGTCGGGTGAACTTCGCGAAGATGCGTGAGATCGCCGACGAGGTCGGAGCCGTCCTCATGGTCGACATGGCCCACTTCGCCGGGTTGGTGGCCGGCAAGGTGTTCACCGGCGACGAGGATCCGGTGGCACACGCCGACATCGTCACGACGACGACCCACAAGTCACTGCGCGGGCCGCGTGGCGGCATGGTGCTCACCACCAACGAGTACGCCGGAGACGTCGACCGCGGCTGCCCCATGGTGCTCGGCGGACCATTGGGGCACATCATGGCGGCCAAGGCCGTTGCCCTGGCCGAGGCCCGCACCCAGGCATTCCGCGACTACGCCCAGCGCATCGCCGACAACTCCAAGGCACTGGCCGAAGGTCTCATGAAGCGTGGCGTCAAGCTCGTCACCGACGGCACCGACAACCACATCAACCTGCTTGACGTCTTCTCCAGCTTCGGGCTCACCGGACGCCAGGCCGAGTCGGCGCTGCTGGACTCCGGGGTCGTCACCAACCGCAACTCGATCCCGGCCGATCCCAACGGTGCGTGGTACACCTCCGGCGTGCGCATCGGCACCCCGGCACTCACCTCACGTGGCTTCGGACCCGACGAGTTCGACCGGGTGGCTGAGCTCATCGTCACTGCATTGTCGGCCACCACACCGGCAACGACGGCCTCGGGCAAACGTGGCAAGGCCAAGTACACCATCGCCGACGGAGTCGCCCAACAGGTGCACGACGCCGCCGACGAGCTGCTCGGCAACTTCCCGCTCTACCCCGGTCTGGAGCTGTGA
- the rlmB gene encoding 23S rRNA (guanosine(2251)-2'-O)-methyltransferase RlmB, producing MAGNSQRRGATRKARNKAAGSGGRIRKGLAGRGPTPKAEDRVYHKAYKAKQTARPRQQASRSSEKGAGPDWVIGRNSVLEALNAGLPVRAAYVVDGAEHDSRLREILTFAADHGIPLMQATRSELDRQTGGSNHQGVALRLQDYEYASADDLIAAGAEATHGGLVVALDKVTDPRNLGAIVRSAAAFGAQGVLIPSRRSASMTAAAWKTSAGAAARIPVAMATNLNQALAKFARASWMVVGLAGEGDVDIADVPGLDGPTVLVVGSEGHGLARLTRESCDVLASIPITSEVESLNALVAVSVALYAAARIRTAA from the coding sequence ATGGCAGGCAACTCCCAACGCCGAGGAGCCACCCGCAAGGCAAGGAACAAGGCTGCCGGTTCCGGCGGACGGATCCGCAAGGGTCTGGCCGGACGCGGCCCCACCCCCAAGGCGGAGGATCGCGTCTACCACAAGGCGTACAAGGCCAAGCAGACCGCCAGACCCAGGCAGCAGGCTAGCCGATCTTCCGAGAAGGGAGCCGGACCGGACTGGGTCATCGGACGCAACTCGGTGCTGGAGGCCCTCAATGCCGGATTGCCGGTGCGGGCCGCCTACGTCGTCGACGGGGCCGAGCACGACTCCCGGCTCCGTGAGATCCTCACCTTCGCCGCCGACCACGGCATCCCACTCATGCAGGCCACCCGCAGCGAACTGGACCGCCAGACCGGCGGCTCCAACCATCAGGGCGTGGCGCTGCGCCTGCAGGACTACGAGTATGCCAGCGCCGACGATCTCATCGCAGCCGGTGCCGAGGCCACGCACGGCGGGCTCGTCGTCGCCCTGGACAAGGTGACCGATCCACGGAACCTGGGGGCGATCGTGCGCTCCGCGGCGGCCTTCGGGGCGCAGGGGGTGCTCATCCCCTCGCGTCGATCCGCGTCCATGACGGCAGCTGCCTGGAAGACCTCGGCAGGGGCCGCGGCACGCATCCCGGTGGCGATGGCCACCAACCTCAACCAGGCCCTGGCGAAATTCGCCCGAGCGAGCTGGATGGTCGTCGGGCTGGCCGGCGAGGGGGACGTCGACATCGCGGACGTGCCCGGTCTGGACGGGCCGACGGTGCTCGTCGTGGGATCGGAGGGCCATGGCCTGGCTCGTCTCACCCGCGAATCGTGCGACGTCCTTGCGAGCATCCCCATCACGAGTGAGGTCGAGTCGCTCAACGCGTTGGTGGCTGTCTCCGTTGCCCTCTATGCGGCTGCCCGGATCCGCACCGCCGCATGA
- the cysS gene encoding cysteine--tRNA ligase, translating into MTFQLYNTATHRIEPFVPLIEGKVSIYHCGMTVQSAPHLGHIRKEVVFDVLRRWLEHSGYEVTIVANVTDIDDKILAKSAERGVPWWAHAYEFENELHRAYSLLGCRPPSYEPRATGHIPEMIDLIGELLDTGHAYVAPDGSGDVYFDVRSWPRYGELSGMKVDEMAPAADSDPRGKRDPRDFALWKGHKPSEPETASWNAPWGAGRPGWHLECSAMSGKYLGEAFDIHGGGIDLRFPHHENELAQSAAAGRAFAHYWMHNAWVTMSGEKMSKSLGNTARVSEVTANHDPRAVRYFLLAPHYRSTIEFSPSDEHTQGSLDEADKAIARIDGFLERAGQVCDRAGIDPTNLPTDAQVPELDERFTRAMDDDLGTPAAVATLFTTINEGNKAIDASDAPAVAAHLGQLRVMLGVLGLDPDDPVWASSRSTQSDKLEPVVDGLVQAMLTQRSEARARKDWATADSIRDVLTHLGLVIEDTPDGARWSLD; encoded by the coding sequence GTGACATTCCAGTTGTACAACACAGCGACCCACCGCATCGAACCCTTCGTGCCCCTCATCGAGGGCAAGGTGTCGATCTACCACTGTGGTATGACGGTGCAGTCTGCGCCACACCTGGGTCACATCCGCAAGGAGGTCGTCTTCGACGTCCTGCGCCGCTGGCTGGAGCACAGTGGTTACGAGGTGACAATCGTCGCCAACGTCACCGACATCGACGACAAGATCCTCGCCAAGTCCGCCGAACGCGGTGTGCCGTGGTGGGCCCATGCCTACGAGTTCGAGAACGAGCTGCACAGGGCCTACTCGCTGCTGGGATGCCGTCCACCCAGCTACGAGCCGCGCGCCACCGGCCACATCCCCGAGATGATCGACCTCATCGGTGAGCTGTTGGACACCGGGCACGCCTACGTCGCCCCCGACGGTTCCGGTGACGTCTACTTCGACGTGCGATCCTGGCCACGCTACGGAGAGCTGTCGGGGATGAAGGTCGACGAGATGGCTCCTGCCGCCGATTCCGACCCCCGCGGCAAGCGTGACCCCCGCGACTTCGCCCTGTGGAAGGGGCACAAGCCCTCCGAACCCGAGACTGCCTCGTGGAACGCCCCGTGGGGTGCTGGACGCCCCGGCTGGCACCTGGAGTGCTCGGCCATGTCCGGCAAGTATCTGGGCGAGGCCTTCGACATCCACGGTGGCGGCATAGACCTGCGCTTCCCGCACCACGAGAACGAGCTGGCCCAGTCGGCTGCTGCTGGCCGCGCATTCGCCCACTACTGGATGCACAACGCGTGGGTGACGATGTCGGGTGAGAAGATGAGCAAGTCCTTGGGCAACACCGCTCGGGTGTCCGAGGTGACGGCGAACCACGATCCGCGCGCCGTGCGCTACTTCCTGCTGGCGCCGCACTACCGCTCCACCATCGAGTTCTCCCCCTCCGACGAGCACACCCAGGGATCCCTGGACGAGGCCGACAAGGCCATCGCCCGTATCGACGGCTTCCTGGAGCGCGCCGGGCAGGTCTGCGACCGAGCTGGGATCGACCCCACGAATCTGCCCACGGATGCGCAGGTGCCCGAACTCGACGAGCGATTCACCCGTGCCATGGACGACGACCTCGGCACCCCTGCCGCCGTCGCCACGCTCTTCACGACGATCAACGAGGGCAACAAGGCGATCGACGCCTCCGACGCCCCAGCAGTCGCAGCCCATCTGGGCCAGCTGCGCGTCATGCTCGGCGTCCTCGGCCTCGACCCGGACGATCCGGTGTGGGCGTCGAGCAGGTCCACGCAGTCCGACAAGCTCGAGCCGGTCGTCGACGGACTCGTCCAGGCCATGCTCACCCAACGCTCCGAGGCCCGGGCCCGCAAGGACTGGGCCACCGCCGACTCCATCCGCGACGTGCTCACCCACCTCGGTCTGGTGATCGAGGACACCCCTGACGGCGCCCGGTGGTCGCTGGACTGA
- a CDS encoding DUF4032 domain-containing protein: MPRFLSAKPDSRLLPLPWDTPLAEWPAEYLVALPRGISRHVVRFIKVGDSVYAAKEVIEHLAIHEYRLLHDLMRLNTPSVEPIGVVTGRRDADGHPMDQILITRHLQFSLPYRSLFQSGVRPETVMRLLDALVVLLVRLHLVGFLWGDVSLSNVLFRRDAEAFAAYLVDAETGELHDQLTTGQREHDLQIARTNLYGEFLDLEAGDLLDPNLDPRQLVDTIETRYHELWAELTEPQEFPGGDVSQVESRVRRLNALGFDVAELDIQTSSDVIRIQPKVVDAGHHQRRLLRLTGLDTEENQARRLLNDLDTFAARRGLQSVDESVVAHKWLTEVFSPVVAQIPPELSRKRDMAQFFHEVLDYRWYKSQREQREVPHVEAAQGYVHDILTHLPDEAMSTDSVLPVDAAGSHQLVNPYDPSMGYVEDVDEEPPYDPWEDGADEVDLDSAQVLDIAALRARQAKG, encoded by the coding sequence GTGCCACGCTTCCTCTCCGCCAAGCCAGACTCGCGACTGCTCCCCCTGCCGTGGGACACACCGCTGGCGGAGTGGCCTGCCGAGTACCTCGTGGCCCTGCCGCGCGGTATCTCCCGCCACGTCGTGCGATTCATCAAGGTCGGCGACTCGGTGTATGCCGCTAAGGAGGTCATCGAGCACCTGGCCATCCATGAGTACCGACTGCTGCACGACCTCATGCGTCTGAACACGCCGTCGGTGGAGCCCATCGGCGTGGTGACCGGTCGGCGTGATGCCGATGGCCACCCCATGGATCAGATCCTCATCACCCGTCACCTGCAGTTCTCGCTACCCTACCGATCGCTCTTCCAGTCCGGGGTACGACCGGAAACCGTCATGCGACTGTTGGACGCCCTGGTCGTCCTGCTGGTACGGCTGCACCTGGTGGGATTCCTGTGGGGTGACGTCTCGCTGTCAAACGTGTTGTTCCGCCGGGACGCCGAGGCCTTCGCCGCCTACCTCGTCGACGCCGAGACCGGGGAGTTGCACGATCAGCTCACCACCGGCCAGCGGGAGCACGATCTGCAGATCGCCCGCACGAACCTGTACGGCGAGTTCCTGGACCTGGAGGCCGGCGACCTGCTCGACCCCAACTTGGACCCGCGGCAACTCGTCGACACCATCGAGACTCGTTACCACGAGCTGTGGGCAGAGCTCACCGAGCCCCAGGAGTTCCCCGGCGGCGACGTCTCGCAGGTGGAGTCGCGGGTGCGCCGTCTCAATGCGTTGGGATTCGACGTCGCCGAGCTCGACATTCAGACCAGTTCGGACGTCATCCGCATCCAACCCAAGGTGGTCGATGCCGGCCACCACCAGCGCCGCCTGCTGCGTCTCACCGGCCTGGACACCGAGGAGAACCAGGCCAGACGGCTGCTCAACGACCTCGACACCTTCGCGGCCCGGCGGGGACTGCAGTCGGTGGACGAGAGCGTCGTCGCACACAAATGGCTCACCGAGGTGTTCTCGCCAGTCGTCGCCCAGATTCCCCCCGAGCTGTCCCGCAAACGTGACATGGCCCAGTTCTTCCACGAGGTGCTCGACTACCGCTGGTACAAGTCACAGCGGGAACAGCGTGAAGTGCCACACGTCGAGGCTGCCCAGGGCTACGTCCACGACATCCTCACGCACCTGCCCGATGAGGCAATGAGCACCGATTCGGTGCTGCCGGTCGATGCCGCCGGAAGCCACCAGCTCGTCAATCCCTACGACCCCTCGATGGGCTACGTGGAGGACGTGGATGAGGAGCCACCGTACGATCCGTGGGAGGACGGGGCCGACGAGGTCGATCTGGACTCGGCACAGGTGCTGGACATTGCGGCTCTCCGGGCGAGGCAGGCGAAAGGGTGA
- a CDS encoding FtsK/SpoIIIE domain-containing protein, translated as MDGREVDQELSIREVGLCEGAVVANTPQPYPGESLNDESMSAHHINRQVNGRWQLVIVGGSTCARVYDLPASGPARVGRSAEAEISLDSASVSWSHAVVNVTNDGVHVIDHDSSNGTYLNGRKIGSDHTQPTQIRLGDILSIGGVCLMLVDSRMRVANRSHANSGKMPTAGAGGLIAFNRPPRTALPPHAEQISVPARKDSPSPAKFSWVAIVAPLLMAVLLVLVLGSMRYALIALLSPVMAVGSWIEQKRRNKSSDKDNEQTYLADLEKTRGEIEQAACAERSRTRAQVPYPHELVDAATGSTSVLWQVRRSHRDFYTAAVGTANIPFTPTPRSHSGPMQPRTKAIFDHAVLRATPLIADLQDGPIGIWGSRDECLCIARSLVCQLTTLSGPADFRLAVATDEARAEDWRFTAWLPHTQTGSTNPHERFIALDTTQASSMLRGLRDLLNTPEPASMLIVVDDLALTQGRDCPLRDILEYRPERREQAARRFVSAIIIAPTVDQLPSVCHTVVHAKTDNEVTVTIPSQSECTTHVTAAGVDADTARDWARRLARYDDPSVTTSGGGLPGLVHLFDVLGFNRTTMDASTIVDSWHRSTDPDVPLGVCDDGTFVFDLVKDGPHGLVGGTTGSGKSELLRSLVAGLAARVDPQHLTFILIDFKGGAAFASLNQLPHTIGTLSNLEPSLAFRALQALNAELKRRQQCFADAGEGIDNLDAYLATNPAEPMPRLLLVIDEFAQLAKEYPDVLSGLVSLAAVGRTLGVHMILATQRPDGVVNDDILANTNMRTALRVQSREQSTNVIGVPLAASIGREQKGRAYIKLGEEDITPIQTALVTGVSGASTAQDLHVDPMILGNAPKEHTIQASTTQINDMDLLIQCIIEANELLGFAPARRVWPEPLSGHVELVLKHYDSVTHRKQQVVSTSVSSTLDVALFDDPEHQRQYISGWKFATENLVLAGMPGSGTSGTLIALALRIADTYPPGKADIVILDVATASLDALQKLTHVRGYAGPGHANRQLQARVLRYVATELDQRSAHPHDEFPLLFILVDGFATLREEYADVEDMKLIEGFHQVWAKGPAMGIHCVVTTTRLKALPPAISDLTGQKWLYQLADTSEYHPIVDKDNHPANLPGRFVSTTRAHHGHVGLPDDVDATMVAINEFWGVDSLNPLVQEFPEHVGPEQLVNCVARGSETWQIPIGINETDLTPYTLEAFTGEHVLISGPARSGKSTMLAAIHQMLIQQYPGIDILVSAPRRSPLGQLLPEVMPPDQLLNRVAEKGGSPEPCIIMIDDAHMIADESQVLTQALNSPESPFLFIVSGRNNDLRSLYSHWTGKIRKSRLGVLLVPDTDYDGDLLGVRLPRHPRVTMSEARGYGCQNGTATLIQGVTASVRSLR; from the coding sequence GTGGACGGACGAGAGGTCGACCAGGAACTCAGCATCCGTGAGGTGGGGCTATGCGAGGGCGCAGTAGTGGCCAACACCCCGCAGCCCTATCCCGGAGAGTCCCTCAATGACGAATCGATGTCTGCTCACCACATCAATCGGCAGGTGAACGGGCGCTGGCAACTGGTTATCGTCGGAGGCAGTACCTGCGCTCGCGTGTATGACCTACCTGCCAGTGGACCGGCACGCGTAGGCCGCTCTGCCGAGGCCGAGATCTCGCTGGACTCGGCATCGGTGTCGTGGTCACACGCGGTGGTGAATGTCACAAACGATGGCGTACACGTCATTGATCATGACTCCTCCAACGGCACCTATCTCAACGGCAGAAAGATCGGGAGTGACCACACCCAACCTACTCAGATACGTTTGGGAGACATTCTGTCGATCGGTGGCGTGTGCCTCATGCTCGTTGACTCCCGGATGCGGGTGGCAAACCGTTCACACGCAAATTCCGGAAAGATGCCGACTGCTGGTGCCGGTGGCCTCATCGCGTTCAACCGACCGCCACGTACCGCACTGCCTCCCCATGCCGAGCAGATAAGTGTGCCGGCGCGCAAGGACTCTCCCAGTCCCGCAAAATTTTCCTGGGTCGCGATTGTTGCACCGTTGCTCATGGCTGTGCTGCTGGTCCTCGTTCTCGGATCAATGCGTTATGCGCTCATAGCTCTGCTCTCGCCGGTGATGGCTGTAGGGTCATGGATCGAACAGAAACGTCGCAACAAGAGTTCCGACAAGGACAACGAGCAGACGTATCTGGCAGACCTGGAGAAGACGCGTGGTGAGATCGAGCAGGCTGCCTGCGCCGAACGCTCCCGTACACGTGCACAGGTCCCCTATCCGCATGAACTCGTGGACGCAGCCACCGGCTCGACGTCAGTCCTGTGGCAGGTTCGGCGGTCACACCGTGACTTCTACACTGCTGCCGTGGGAACAGCCAATATCCCGTTCACGCCGACACCGCGTTCACACAGCGGGCCCATGCAGCCACGTACCAAGGCGATCTTCGACCATGCCGTGCTGCGTGCCACCCCGCTCATCGCGGATTTGCAGGACGGCCCGATCGGAATCTGGGGCTCCAGGGATGAGTGCCTGTGCATCGCTCGCTCCTTGGTGTGCCAGCTAACCACTCTGAGTGGCCCGGCAGATTTCCGATTGGCGGTGGCCACGGATGAGGCTCGGGCTGAGGACTGGCGATTCACTGCTTGGCTACCACACACCCAGACGGGCAGTACGAATCCACACGAGAGATTCATCGCCCTCGACACGACACAGGCCAGTTCCATGCTGCGCGGGTTACGGGATTTGCTCAACACTCCCGAGCCAGCGTCGATGCTCATCGTCGTTGACGATCTGGCACTGACCCAGGGCAGGGACTGCCCGCTGCGTGACATTCTTGAGTATCGTCCGGAGCGTCGTGAGCAGGCTGCACGGCGATTCGTCAGTGCCATCATCATCGCACCGACGGTGGATCAGCTACCTTCGGTGTGTCACACCGTCGTCCACGCCAAGACCGACAACGAGGTCACGGTCACCATCCCATCTCAGTCGGAGTGCACAACTCACGTGACTGCTGCAGGTGTGGACGCGGACACAGCGCGTGACTGGGCACGTCGGCTCGCTCGGTATGATGATCCGAGCGTGACGACCAGTGGAGGTGGCCTGCCCGGGCTGGTACACCTGTTCGATGTTCTGGGGTTCAACCGTACGACGATGGATGCATCCACGATCGTCGATTCGTGGCACAGATCCACGGATCCCGATGTTCCCCTCGGCGTGTGCGACGACGGTACGTTTGTCTTCGACCTCGTCAAGGACGGACCACACGGTCTCGTCGGCGGCACCACTGGTTCGGGCAAGTCGGAGCTGCTGCGATCCTTGGTCGCGGGGTTGGCTGCCCGGGTCGACCCACAGCACCTCACCTTCATCCTCATCGATTTCAAGGGCGGAGCGGCATTCGCCTCCCTCAACCAACTGCCCCACACGATCGGGACCCTGTCGAACCTGGAACCTTCCTTGGCATTTCGAGCCCTGCAGGCACTCAATGCAGAACTCAAAAGACGTCAGCAGTGTTTCGCCGACGCAGGTGAAGGCATTGACAATCTTGACGCCTACCTCGCCACGAATCCAGCTGAACCCATGCCACGTCTGCTCCTGGTCATCGACGAGTTCGCCCAGCTCGCCAAGGAGTATCCTGACGTGCTTTCGGGGTTGGTCTCCCTGGCAGCAGTGGGTCGTACCCTCGGCGTACACATGATCCTGGCCACTCAGCGTCCTGACGGTGTCGTCAATGACGACATCCTGGCCAACACGAATATGCGTACCGCATTGCGTGTACAGAGCCGAGAGCAGTCGACCAACGTCATCGGGGTCCCTCTGGCAGCGAGCATTGGCAGAGAGCAAAAGGGACGCGCCTACATCAAGCTGGGCGAGGAGGACATCACCCCCATCCAGACGGCACTGGTGACCGGCGTCAGTGGTGCCAGCACAGCCCAAGACCTCCACGTCGACCCGATGATTCTGGGAAACGCCCCCAAGGAACACACCATTCAGGCCAGCACCACCCAGATCAACGACATGGACCTGCTCATCCAATGCATCATCGAGGCCAATGAGCTACTTGGGTTCGCACCAGCCCGCCGAGTGTGGCCCGAGCCGCTGTCGGGCCACGTGGAGCTCGTCCTCAAACACTACGATTCAGTCACGCACCGGAAACAGCAGGTGGTGTCGACATCTGTCTCGTCGACCCTTGACGTGGCACTCTTTGACGATCCGGAGCATCAGCGCCAGTACATTTCGGGCTGGAAATTCGCCACTGAGAATCTCGTCCTGGCGGGGATGCCTGGATCTGGCACATCAGGCACCTTGATTGCACTGGCACTGAGGATTGCCGATACCTATCCTCCCGGCAAGGCCGATATCGTCATCCTTGACGTGGCGACCGCATCCTTGGACGCTCTGCAAAAACTCACCCATGTTCGTGGCTATGCTGGCCCGGGCCATGCCAATCGCCAGCTCCAGGCACGAGTGCTGCGATACGTCGCGACCGAGCTGGACCAACGGTCCGCGCATCCACACGACGAGTTCCCGCTGCTGTTCATCCTCGTTGACGGGTTCGCCACCTTGCGTGAGGAATATGCCGATGTGGAGGACATGAAGCTCATTGAGGGGTTCCATCAAGTGTGGGCCAAGGGCCCGGCGATGGGCATCCACTGCGTCGTCACGACTACTCGGCTCAAGGCGCTGCCTCCTGCCATCAGTGACCTCACCGGTCAGAAGTGGCTGTACCAGCTGGCCGACACATCTGAATATCACCCGATTGTCGACAAGGACAACCACCCGGCCAATCTACCCGGACGATTCGTCTCCACCACGAGGGCACATCACGGTCATGTCGGCCTTCCTGATGACGTTGATGCCACCATGGTCGCGATCAACGAATTCTGGGGAGTTGATTCCCTCAACCCCTTGGTCCAAGAATTTCCTGAGCACGTGGGGCCCGAACAGCTGGTCAACTGCGTCGCACGGGGTAGTGAGACATGGCAGATCCCGATAGGCATCAACGAAACCGACCTCACCCCATACACATTGGAGGCATTCACGGGAGAACACGTGCTCATCAGCGGTCCTGCCCGCAGTGGAAAGTCCACGATGCTTGCAGCGATCCACCAGATGCTCATCCAGCAGTATCCGGGCATCGACATCCTCGTGAGTGCCCCGCGTCGTTCACCGCTGGGCCAGTTGTTGCCAGAGGTCATGCCTCCCGATCAATTACTCAACCGCGTGGCAGAGAAAGGTGGTTCCCCAGAGCCGTGCATCATCATGATCGACGATGCACACATGATCGCCGACGAAAGTCAGGTGTTGACCCAAGCCTTGAACAGTCCAGAATCGCCATTCCTGTTCATCGTGAGTGGTCGCAACAACGATCTGCGGTCCTTGTACAGCCATTGGACGGGAAAGATTCGCAAGTCCCGACTCGGAGTCCTACTTGTTCCAGATACCGACTACGACGGTGATCTGCTAGGTGTCCGTTTACCACGTCACCCACGGGTGACGATGAGTGAGGCACGAGGATATGGCTGCCAGAACGGTACGGCTACCCTCATCCAAGGTGTCACTGCAAGTGTGAGGAGCCTACGGTGA